A window from Pseudomonadota bacterium encodes these proteins:
- the ruvA gene encoding Holliday junction branch migration protein RuvA, translating to MFARLKGIIDSIDLDRLVLDVNGVGYLVLCSGRTLRQAGREGEALALHIETHVREDAIILYGFADVDERDWFRLLTTVQGVGPKVGLALLTALPPDQLGQVIAAQDAKTLTQADGVGPKLANRIISELKDKVAGLVFAAPATGKGKAGSAAAPPSAGAAGEAVSALVNLGYKRTEAFVAVSAAMGRLGSDAAVQTLIREGLKELGKV from the coding sequence ATGTTCGCCCGGTTGAAAGGCATTATTGACAGCATTGATCTGGACCGTCTGGTTCTGGACGTGAATGGTGTGGGCTATCTGGTGCTGTGCTCGGGCCGCACCCTGCGACAGGCGGGGCGGGAGGGCGAGGCGCTGGCCCTGCACATCGAAACCCACGTGCGCGAAGACGCCATTATCCTTTACGGCTTTGCCGATGTGGACGAGCGTGACTGGTTCCGCCTGCTGACCACCGTTCAGGGCGTCGGGCCCAAGGTGGGCCTGGCGCTGCTGACAGCCCTGCCGCCGGACCAGCTGGGCCAGGTCATTGCCGCCCAGGATGCTAAGACGCTCACCCAGGCGGATGGTGTAGGACCCAAGCTGGCCAACCGCATCATCAGCGAGCTGAAGGACAAGGTGGCGGGACTTGTGTTTGCGGCTCCGGCCACCGGCAAGGGCAAGGCTGGATCCGCTGCTGCCCCTCCTTCTGCCGGTGCGGCGGGAGAAGCCGTGTCCGCTCTGGTCAACCTGGGCTACAAGCGGACCGAGGCTTTTGTCGCAGTGTCTGCCGCCATGGGCCGGCTGGGTTCTGACGCCGCTGTACAGACCCTGATCCGTGAAGGCCTGAAGGAGCTGGGCAAGGTATGA